A region of Maridesulfovibrio sp. DNA encodes the following proteins:
- the fusA gene encoding elongation factor G, translating into MNVKPDFSAKGIGKIRNIGIIAHIDAGKTTVTERMLYFSGRIHRLGEVHEGTATMDYMPEEQERGITITSAVTTCYWGDKTINIIDTPGHVDFTIEVERSLRVLDGAVGVFCAVGGVEPQSETVWRQSEAYSVPKLVFINKMDRLGADFEAVLEAMSAKLGIKSLPVQIPDGSGDEFGAVYDVIRMKKLVFDPDSNGEEFDVLDLDERDEEFIAPWRERMCDTLSEVDDEFMERYLEDDIDPSYIDEIIRKATLGLKLVPVFAGSALKNVGVQPLMDGVGKFLPSPLEASKVSGINPKTGVEQVVEPVAGGPFQALAFKVVMDSGRKMVLMRIYSGKIEAGDTVKNFTQGKDERVARLFKMHAGRKERLDVAGVGDIVGAAGLKDTRTGDTLSTAETPLVLEQIEMYKPVISMAIEPRNVDESDKLEEVLDKYLQEDPTLALNTDEDTGQILLSGMGELHLEVVLDRMRREYKLDPRSGKPQVVYQEVPGRNAEAEEEFDKILGEDKHYGYVRLAVEPKERGSGRDIVFEIDSQEWPSDWLDAVAEGIDDGLQSGVIKGFPVQDVKVRILELRRRDGDSSVPGYHMAAGRALKAALAASSPKLMEPIMDVEVSVPEEFVGDVIGLLGAKGARIENMLDRNSQKIVQALSPLRNMFGFSTELRSATQGRAGFAMKFHSFDVLD; encoded by the coding sequence GTGAACGTTAAGCCTGATTTTTCTGCAAAAGGTATTGGAAAAATACGAAATATTGGAATTATTGCTCATATTGATGCCGGTAAAACTACGGTGACTGAGCGCATGCTTTATTTTTCAGGCCGTATCCACAGATTGGGAGAAGTCCACGAAGGTACGGCCACCATGGATTACATGCCTGAAGAGCAGGAGCGCGGCATCACTATTACTTCAGCAGTGACCACCTGCTACTGGGGTGATAAAACGATTAACATTATCGATACTCCCGGACATGTGGATTTCACTATTGAAGTGGAGCGCTCGCTACGTGTACTGGATGGGGCCGTAGGAGTCTTCTGTGCTGTCGGCGGAGTTGAACCGCAGTCAGAAACTGTCTGGCGCCAGAGCGAGGCTTACTCTGTTCCCAAGCTGGTATTCATCAACAAAATGGACCGTCTTGGCGCAGATTTCGAAGCGGTGCTTGAGGCCATGTCCGCAAAACTCGGGATAAAAAGCCTGCCCGTGCAGATACCTGACGGTTCCGGGGATGAATTCGGTGCTGTTTATGATGTGATCCGCATGAAAAAGCTTGTCTTTGACCCGGACAGCAATGGTGAAGAATTTGATGTGCTTGATCTGGATGAACGGGATGAAGAATTTATCGCTCCTTGGCGGGAACGTATGTGCGATACGCTTTCAGAAGTTGATGACGAGTTCATGGAACGCTATCTGGAAGATGATATTGATCCGTCATACATTGATGAAATAATCCGCAAGGCAACCCTTGGGTTAAAGCTTGTTCCGGTTTTTGCAGGATCGGCGCTGAAAAATGTGGGTGTACAGCCTTTGATGGACGGGGTCGGAAAATTTTTACCCAGCCCGCTGGAAGCTTCGAAAGTTAGTGGGATAAATCCTAAAACCGGGGTTGAGCAGGTTGTTGAACCTGTTGCAGGCGGTCCTTTTCAGGCTCTTGCTTTCAAGGTCGTCATGGATTCAGGGCGTAAAATGGTACTGATGCGTATTTATTCCGGCAAAATCGAGGCCGGAGATACGGTAAAGAACTTCACGCAGGGAAAAGATGAGCGAGTTGCCCGTCTTTTTAAAATGCATGCCGGACGTAAGGAACGTCTTGATGTGGCCGGGGTCGGTGATATTGTCGGAGCTGCAGGCCTGAAGGATACCCGCACCGGAGACACTCTATCCACTGCGGAAACTCCGCTGGTGCTGGAACAGATCGAGATGTACAAGCCGGTTATATCAATGGCCATTGAGCCGCGTAATGTGGATGAATCCGATAAACTTGAAGAAGTGCTTGATAAGTATCTTCAGGAAGACCCGACTCTAGCTCTCAATACGGATGAAGATACCGGGCAGATTCTCCTTTCTGGTATGGGAGAACTTCATCTTGAAGTTGTTCTGGACCGTATGAGACGGGAGTACAAACTCGATCCCAGATCTGGTAAACCTCAGGTTGTTTATCAGGAAGTTCCGGGCAGGAATGCTGAAGCTGAAGAAGAATTTGATAAAATTCTCGGTGAGGATAAGCATTATGGATATGTCCGCCTGGCGGTTGAACCTAAGGAGCGTGGTTCCGGCCGGGATATTGTTTTCGAAATCGATTCGCAAGAGTGGCCTTCTGATTGGCTGGATGCTGTCGCAGAGGGGATTGATGACGGTCTGCAAAGTGGAGTGATAAAGGGTTTTCCGGTTCAGGATGTGAAAGTGCGCATTCTGGAATTGCGCCGACGGGACGGTGACTCCAGCGTTCCCGGCTACCATATGGCTGCGGGTCGGGCTCTCAAGGCCGCTCTGGCTGCCTCATCGCCTAAGCTTATGGAACCGATAATGGACGTGGAAGTTTCTGTTCCCGAAGAATTTGTAGGCGATGTTATCGGTTTGCTGGGTGCCAAAGGAGCACGCATTGAAAATATGCTGGACCGCAACAGCCAGAAGATAGTGCAGGCTTTGTCGCCTCTGCGAAATATGTTCGGGTTTTCCACCGAGCTCAGGTCGGCTACTCAGGGCAGAGCCGGTTTTGCCATGAAATTCCATAGCTTCGATGTTCTGGATTGA